TggaggaaaagtaggtttacagttgtgtgtatagaaaatataataattaataaatgataatactagaacaaactgtgtttcacatactcataactgtaaacctactattTCTCCATCCTGTATATTAAGACTCTACAATGAgctaggcactgttctgggcGCTGGAGCTATGGAGTGAACAAAGCAAAAAAGGTCCCAGTCTCCATGCCCGTTTCTTTGTTTCTCCTGGCCCCTTCTTTGTTCTGTGCTGctgtcacctcccccacccccggaccCCTAGCGGGACCCGAGGAGCCTCCACGCCAATGAGGAAGCCCGTTGAAACCCCTCGCAGGTCCTCAGAGACAGCTTCTGATGCTTTGCACACGGATACCCTTTAGCCTGCAGCCCCTGACACTCGTGCAGGTGCTCGGACCCAGAGAGACAAGTACACAGCTCCCCACCTCTTACTTCTCAGTTGTCATTGGGTGACACCAGCAGAAACACACAAGAGGGGGGAAACCCCAAAACCTAGgtttacttataaaaaatgtgtatttattcttacatgtttaaactttaatcACCTTTACTCTCCATTTGACGCAATACACTTATCGAgactttttttcccactgctcagaacagtttttgaactcctcgattttaatgctgcttttttttcccccacctctttcacatgggcaaaacgtttccctttgaggacttttttcacccaggggaacaaacaaaaaagtcactcctggaagatcaggtgaatagggagggcggGGCACATGGGCATgccatttttttggtcaaaacctgctgaacactcagcgtggtgtggcaggtgcacttgtaaattaccatcatgaaatgggcaaatgcgttggaagtcttcaaaaaaaaaaaaaatcactgaagccaaacgctgcctctcacaatgccagctggtacactgatacagattggttcctagaacactcacctagccagggaagcctgtactacaaggggatCACCtgccagaagataattccattttttttttttggcggggtGTTCCCTCTGCAATAACATGAGTTTCGTTTTACAGCTGAGCAAACTGAAGCTAGGAGACTTCAAGCGCGTCACTGATTCAGGAGGGCCTGCTTCCTCCAACTCTCAACGAATCTTGTGATTTGTTGATTAGCTCACAGTTACAGTATTAGTGCTGCTTCTCTCAGCAGGCAAAATCAAGGGAAGGGCTTTTTCCCTCTCAAACGGCCGCATTCTTCTCTCAGACTATATCAATCCCTCTTCACCATTGTAGGAGCCAGCAAAGCCTTACCTAACTTTGATGAACAGATCCATAGGCCAATGGAGAAGCTAAGTGCACTGTAACCAAAGAGCCCTAGTCTTAGGCGGGACTAAGGGCAGGAAGGAGCCTCCGATTGGACAGAGGTACGTTGTGAATGGCGGAGACGCTGAGGCGGGTGCTAAGCCCGGGTAGGGCGGCGGAGTCCCAGGAGGATAATTCAGCTGAGGCCGGACCACCTTTGCTGCTGCTCGGCTGTCCAGGGTCTGGGAAGACAGCTCTTCTATTCGCGGCGGCCCTGGAGGCGGCAGGGGAGGGCCGAGGCCCCGTCCTCTTTCTGACCCGGAGGCCTCTGCaaagcctgcccggaaggacgcCTGCCGCGCTCGACCCCCTGCGGCTACAGGTAACAGGGTGCTGGGACCCAAATCCCACCAGCCCGTGGAGGGGCGGGTCGAGGATTGAGTGACTAGTAGAAAGACCAATGGCGGGGCGAAGGAGTGGCGAGCCGGAACAGCCACTCTAGGGCGGAGTCGGGAGTGAGTGGGGGACGGGACGTGTGGGGGTTTGTTAAAATTGAGAGAAAATCCGATGAAGGGGCGGAGTTAACGAAAGGCGGTGCCCAAAGGGTGGGGGTTCGGTAAGGAAGGGGACTAACTACGGTCGTTTTCTGACATACCTTGCCCTGAGGGCGTGCTATCGCTTTACACTCTAATCTTTCCCCTATCGCTTAAAAACCAAACGACAACAACCAAGACACACCTTCTTCTGAACTAATACCCGGCGGATAGAtagtatggggggggggggggagagggcaaatggaagaatatattcgACCACTCTGAGCTCCTTCACTCTGGAGCCAGCTGTCTGGGGAGAGCCTCCTACGGGAGAATATGCAAGAAAGCAAGGTTGTTAATAGCTGGGAAGCCTGGCTTCCTGTGCTGAACTTGcccctttgcttttttccccttccctctagAAGATCCGTTTCCAGTACCCACCCTCAACCCACGAGCTCCTTCAGCTCCTGTGCTCTGCCCACGAGGCCCGCGGGCCAGctcccttccttctgctgctTGATGGCCTGGAGGAATACCTAGCTGAAGACCTGGAGCCTCAGGAAGCTGCCTACCTGGCTGCCCTGCTTCTAGACACCGCTGCCCACTTCAGCCACCAGGTTGGGCCTGGCAGAGGCTGTGGGCTCATTGTTGCCCTCCAGACCCAGGAGGAAGGAAACAGTGGGGATGCCCTGCAGCTGTCCATCCTCCAGAGGTATTTCCCTGCCCAGTGCTGGCTGCAGCCAGTTGCCTCAGGCTCAGGAGAACGTTGCTTCAGAGCCTGCCTGGAGCCATGTGGGCTGGTCCCCAGGGCAGAGTGGTGTGTGGCCTTCCAACCAGATGGAAAAATGACAATCACCCCGTGGTCTACCCAGGCTGGTGACCCCAGGGGCTCAGACAAGGGTTCAAGCTTTGGAGGCCAGCCATGAGCTTTGGTGTGTAACAACCTCTCTCTATGCCTGTGTCCCGTGGCTGGAACACTTACCTCGGGGACATGTACAGATTTTAAAACCTAAAGAATGtaaagtgctttttcttttttaaaaataacattatgatATACATATTGTACCCTATCAGCATATTGTTTAGTTTTGCTGTTTTGAACTTTATAAAAAGTTTTATGAGAAATATATTCTTTGAGacttccttcttctccccctcAACAATGTTACTAAGAAttgaccacatttttttttagtataaaatttttatatttagaattagccagctggactcagttgAGATGATCCCACTTTTGTTGGCAACGTCCAAAGCATCATAGTCTGGAGCCAGTCAAACACATGCCTTCTCCCCATCAGGAGTGGTCAGGCTGTTGACCTTGGCCATGTCAATGTCGTagagcttcttcacagcctgtttgatCCAGTGCTTGTTGGCCCTGACATTCACAGTGAACACAAGTGAGCTGTTGTCTTCTATCCTCTTCATGGCTGACTCTAGTGAAGGGGAACGTGACGGTGGCCTAGCATAGTGGTCAAGCTTGTTCCTCCTGGGGGTGCTCTTCCCAGGATATTGGGGCTGCCTTTGGGGCCACAGTGTTTTAGCCTCTGGAAGGTGGGTGACATGTGGatctttttttttggtggccGTGGATGCCTTTTAACACTGCTTTCTTCGCCTTTAAAATGTTTGCCTCGGCTTCagctttgggaggggcaggggcttcctCCTTCACTTTGGACACCATCTTTGTGAGAAGCTCGGCCAcattttttagttcatttctttttccctacTGCATATAATTCCATGGGTGACCATACCTCAATTTATTCATCAGATTGATGTAttttctgctatgaacattcttgcacACATgtcctagtgtgtgtgtgtgtgtgtgtgtgtgcaggttcctacaagtggaattgctgcagCCGAAGGTATGCATCTGTTCAGCTTTTGTAAGTTAtgtcaaacttttaaaaagtggttaaaCTTGAACTCCCATCGAGCCACTTGATGACATTTGGTGTCATCAGAATGCTTTCTTAGAATGTGGCCTGATACAGGATAAAGCCCTATGAATTAatattgttactgttattattattattcatggCAGAGACAAGCTAGAGGCCCATTAAGCCACTTTCCTCTCCCCAAGTGCACAGCTAAACTACATTTCTCAGCCATCCGTGATTCTAGGTGGAGTCGTGACCATTTCTAGCCGGTGGAATTTGTGAAGAGATGGAGCCCACTTCTAGGCTAGATCCCTAAAATAACCCACACAGTCTTGTCTCTCCCTTTACTTGTTGGCTGGCAGGATGCAGAGGATCCATCTAAAGACCCCAGGGCAGCCTTGGAGGATGGTGAAGCTACAGACCGGAAGATCTGGGCTTCTGACATCCCAGGGATGGCTGCCCACCTGTTTGAATtgagatatgagagagaaactaCTAATTCTGTTAAGCCACTCAGATTTAGAActagtttgttatggcagctaGCATAACTTATAgtgattaattaattttattatgattattattcagATTTCCAGGTCCAGAATTTCAGACTGAGCTCACAGCCTTTTATACTACTCCCCCTATGGCCTGAGCCATATAGAAGCAGCAAtatatataccaaaaaaaaaaaaattaaaaataactgtaagGTTGTGACTTCCTAAGTTGGATGGATTAGGCACATAGACAAAGTCAGAAATGCCCCTAGTCCTGAGAGAGGCCTCATGACCCTTCCAGATAAGTCTTGGGCCTTGACTAGCACTTGAGGTCATGCTGGATCCCCAAGCACCTGAGTACTAGAGTCCTAGGAGCAGGCCACGTAGCTGTGGGGTGAAGGCTCAGGGGCTGGAATGAGGCTGTTCTCATAAGGGTTGGAGTAGGGGCCATTGGATGAGTCCCCCTTGGCTCCATGGGAGCCCCCTGAGCTGTAGTCAGTTGAGATGCCAGAGTCTGACACCACGAGGTACAGGTACTttaggtggggtggggttgggggcagctCAGGGGGCGGTGCCCTTGGGCACaagagctgggagctggggtcTAGGATGGTGTACTCAAAGCTGGCAGCTGAGGCCCCCTCTGGCTTTAGGGCCAAAATAGATGAGCAGGAGGAAGCTTCTGAGCCTTCATCCATGGCTACTATGTCCAAACCACCACCAGGCTGTGGAGGGTCCTCGCTCGATGGGCTCCGGGGCAGCAACCACTTGTCCAGCACCAGGTAGGTGTCCTGGGCATGCTCACTGCCCACCGGGTCCAGCAGGGGCCCCTCATCATCTGCCCCTGGTTCCACTGCTTGTGTTACCCCCCAGCGGCGCTCAGAGAGGACTTCCAGGGGCGTGGGTGGGTCCTCCACGAAGGGGGTGCAGGGGCTCCACCACAGACAGCCGTCATTCTGATAAAGCCACAACTGGGGAAACAGTACCAGCCAGTTCAGAGACCTGGGGTTTGGCCAGAGGAGCAGGGAAGCCGTAGGCTCTGAGGAGACAACCAGGACACCTACCTGGAAGTTACCCTTGTGAGTGGTAAAGAGGCCCTCAAACTCACTCTCAGGGCTTGGAATGCCAGGCCAGATCTTCTGCTTCAGAGTCCTGGTGAAACCAAAAGAAACAAGTATATGGGCATATGTCATTGAACACACTATGTCCCCTCTGTGTCCAGTCCCAGGGGCACAGATAATTCTGGTGATCGCAATGACGGCAGAGGAGTACATAGGGGATGGGAAGAAGGGGCTTTGGCTGAATGTGTAGGGCCCTACAGGAGGGTAACAAACAGAGTTTTAAAGGATGTAGAGTTCAATATACAAAGTCTCAAGCCCCCTTAACCTGGCCCAGGCTTGCTGGGAGGTCTCTTATATCACTCTCTCACTCCTTCCCATGGTTCCCCAATGCATTCAGAATAAATTCCAATCTCCTCCCCAGAGCCCTGCAGATGACCCTGCTTATTTTCACCCACATTACTCCATTCTCCTTATCATCACTACTCCCTCTTCACACACTGCTCTAGCCACTGAGCTCTTCCTGCAGCTGCTTCAATGTTCCAAACTCATtaccacctcagggcctttgcacttgtttcttcctgtttttcacaTGGCTGTTTCCTTCCAACCTTCAGATTTCCACTTTGATGTTCACCTCCCAGTGGTCTTCCCTAACCGTGCTATCATTTTCCCACGTCCCATTTGTTTCTGTGATGTCACTCATCACAATTTATAATCAAATATGTTGGTTCCCTTGTTTGTTAACTGACTCAGCCTTGAGATCCTCAAGGTCAGGGACATGCCTGGCTTGTTTTTCACTTTCTCCCAGTGCCTAATACATTGTTGACACTCAATATGTATTTTCCAACCAAATAAATGAACAGGGCCTTGAAAGACAACTAAGAGAGTGCTAAGTGGACAAGgcaggaagagcattccaggcagaaggaacagcatgtgccaAGGCTTAGGGTTGAAAACCACCTAGTACATGCTTAGAACTACAAAAACCTCAGGATGGCTGGTCATATCATAAAGCATCTGAGGAGCTTAATAACAGGGACGGGAAGACACTCAGGGGCTTAAATCTTTCCATTAAGCCCATGTCGTTGACTTTACAAAAGCTGATGAAATTGGGAAAAGAAGCTTGCAAAGGAATCTAAACAAGGGTAGCCACTGAGGCAGAAGGAAAACCAGATGACCGTCCCCCAGAgcagaatattttaattaagagCTTGGGTCTGGTCTGCCTtgcatcccagccctgccactgacttctgtgtgaccttgggcctctCTCCGGACCTAGGTGTCCATGGGGGAAAGGGGGGACGCTGGTAGGGAGGGGTCTGGACTAGGTGCCAGAATGGGGTGCTCACCGGCGGTGGGAGAGGAGAGCGAGCAcggccagcagcagcaggatgAGCACGAGGATGAGGGAGAGCGTCAGGATAAGTGGGTCCAGGTCTGGAGAGCCGGGAATATGTCAAGGCAGTGGGCTTGCCCCACAGTCAGCCCCAGTCCCGCCTACACCCCTACTTGGGGCCTCACCACTAGCTGTCCTCAGCGACGCAGGCTCCGACCAAGAGCTCCAGAAGCCATCAAAGCTCGGCTCCGCCATACGCGCGCGTACCTTGAAGGTGTAACGCGTTCCGCGCCGCAGATTGCTCAGCACGCACTCAGTGCGACCATCCAGGATCTCCACCTGGGATCCCGGACCGGTTGAAAGGTGTCGACAATACAGACGGGGCGAAGAGACACAGGCATGTAGGgcaagccaatcagagaaaggaaggacagCAGCCAAGTGGCAATGAAACTAAGAGGCGGGGCTCAGAAGGCTGGAGGCCAATCAGGAGGGGCTCCGAGTAGACCAAGAGGCCAGAGCGCGGAGGGAGCCAGGCCTGATGGCAGTCTAGGGTTTGGGACTAGGATTTTGGTGGGCTGGGAAGGCAGTGAAAAAGGGGCCTTGTCGGTGGGCGTGGAGCTGTCTCCGGCACCTGGGCAATGGGATGTTGGGCGTTAGGGGCTGGACCTGGAGGGGCGGGGCTGTGATGACCATCTAGGTGGGACTTAGAAGGGCTGCAACTTTGGGGCAGTGTTCGGGCTGAAACGCAGGGTTGAGCCTCACCCTCTGCACGCTCCCTGAGGCGCTGCCTGCGGAGATGTTCACCTCGTAGCGGATGAGGCTTGCCATGGGGGCCCCAGGAGGTGGGAGCCAGCGCAGTACCACTTGGCCGCCCTCGTCGGCCCGCCGCGCTTCTAGCCCTGCGGGTGGGTCCAGGAGCACTACCAAGAAGGGTAGCTCAGGTGGGCGGAGACGGAGACCCCCTCCCAAACACTCCCCCTTTCCTGGCAAACTTACCCACTTCATTGACCTGGATGACACGGTGATAGCGTGGAGCACCCGATGAGGCCTCTGTGACACGCAGCTCTAAGGGTACAAAGCTCGACGTGTCGGCCGTAGGCAGCGAGCACCAGAAGCGCACCACTCCGCGGGCAGCGGGCGCCTGGTGCAGGCGGCACGGCTTCCATAGCTCACCTCTGTGTGTGAAGGGACGGGGTAGGGAAGAGCGAGTTGGAAGGTATTGACCGGACTATGAGTTCATTTTGGCCACTACCACCAGGGGGCGACCCAGCCCCACCTACACGGCTCAGACCTGATTCACAGGTTGTCCCAGCCCTGATATTAGGGAGTCCCGCTCCAGCGGTGATCACTGGAGTGTTCCAACTCCGGCCACTAGGGGGTGTGTCAGCCCTGACTCTGCGGGGCTTCCCAACAGCAAGGGAGGTGCCAACACGCCCGGGCCCCGCCCGCCTGCTCCCTCCAACATTGGGGGCGCTCCGCCTGCTTCACTGGACTCACTCGAGCTGGTAGGAGAAGCTGTAGTTGTCCGGCCTGACTCCGGGGCTTGCCGCTTCCTCCCAGAAACACACCAAGTCCTCCAACCGCTCGGTGAAACACAGAAGCTCTTCGGGACCGTGGGCCGCCAGCAGGGCCGCTGGGGGGTAGGGGGCAAGGGGAAGGGGTCAGGGGAGCGGAGCTCTGTTTTCGGACCACAGCGCCCTCCCCCTCTTTCCCGCCGCCTGTGCGGACTGATAAGACAAAAGCCCCACCCAGCTCTGTACCCCAGCGGGGCCCCAGAGGGGTACGCAGAAGTGGTGCCTCCCCAACTCCCAAGCACAGGTTACTTGCCTTACTGTCGCCCCCACACCTACCCGCCCACCCCGCAACCCGCTGAACTGAGTGCAGCCTTCAAGGACTCCGTTTCCCGCTGCCCGGCCCGCCCCAGTCCAGGCCAAGTGAGCCAgtgggtgtgtgtggaggaggcGGGGCTCCCTATCTGCCCCAGCAGGCTCCCGGCCGCCCGATAGCGCCAACCGTGCCCCCCGCCGCCCTCCCTCAACCCAGCGGCACGAGGGATCTGGTGCCCACACGCAAACCGTGTTTACAGTCTTCTGCCGCCCGGCCCCTCTGACTCGGACCCGggctttttcctccctcccctactgGAGGGTCCGCTAGGTCCTCTCCCCTTAGGGACTCTAGACCACGGAGTCCAGACCCGGTACCACCCCTACCCCAACAGAATGTAGCATGTCCCAGACTCCCTGAAAAGATAAAACAGGAAAGTTACGTTTCTTTCCAGGGTTCCCCCCAGAACCCAGTCTGGAGGCTTAGACCCAACATACCCCGCCAGAGCCCAGGCTAGGTGTTAGGACACCAGCTTGGTCCCTAGGACCCAGGCTGGAAGTTCAGGCCCCAGCATTACTTTCTAGGACCCAGCGTAGGGGTCCACACAGCTCCATCCTTCCTTACCTTTGCTTTCAAAGTTGGGGCccggggggctgggaggaggagccaAGGCGGCCCTGGtaagaaggagacagagggagccGACTCCAGGCCAGAGGGGCGCCCCGAGGTGATCCATGGTGCAGCCCCCGCCAAGGGGGCCCAGAGCTCCTGCCCCACGCTTCCTTCACCTCTGGCACAGTCCACAGCTGGGTCAGCAGCTGCCTCCGCCGGACACAGCTGACCAGGCCCTTCCCGGCCAGGCGTCTCCAAGTGGCAGCTCCCCCGAGGGGGCGGGACCAGCAGGGAGCCTGGGCTGAGATAAGCAGGAGGCGGCAGCCCTGCCAGGCCCcgtgggaggggacagaggcccTTTCAGGCCCCGCTGCCACTCGTGGACGAGAATAGCTCTGGTTCCTGCGTCAGAAACACTTTCTTGCTGTGTAACCCTGGACAGGTGACCTGCCTTATCTGAGCTTCGgccttcttgtctgtaaaatttgGCTTGGCATAtggcaaacatttcaaaaatgtaagcTACTGATATTATCGTGTTAATCAACATCTCTACCCAGTCTgggtagaaataaataataatcgtAATTGATACTGTATttgtaaaattacatatattctGGAGTGTGagattttgtgaatttttttcattagtttacATTTGTATActtg
This window of the Desmodus rotundus isolate HL8 chromosome 9, HLdesRot8A.1, whole genome shotgun sequence genome carries:
- the EPOR gene encoding erythropoietin receptor isoform X3; the encoded protein is MDHLGAPLWPGVGSLCLLLTRAALAPPPSPPGPNFESKAALLAAHGPEELLCFTERLEDLVCFWEEAASPGVRPDNYSFSYQLEGELWKPCRLHQAPAARGVVRFWCSLPTADTSSFVPLELRVTEASSGAPRYHRVIQVNEVGLEARRADEGGQVVLRWLPPPGAPMASLIRYEVNISAGSASGSVQRVEILDGRTECVLSNLRRGTRYTFKVRARMAEPSFDGFWSSWSEPASLRTASDLDPLILTLSLILVLILLLLAVLALLSHRRTLKQKIWPGIPSPESEFEGLFTTHKGNFQLWLYQNDGCLWWSPCTPFVEDPPTPLEVLSERRWGVTQAVEPGADDEGPLLDPVGSEHAQDTYLVLDKWLLPRSPSSEDPPQPGGGLDIVAMDEGSEASSCSSILALKPEGASAASFEYTILDPSSQLLCPRAPPPELPPTPPHLKYLYLVVSDSGISTDYSSGGSHGAKGDSSNGPYSNPYENSLIPAPEPSPHSYVACS
- the EPOR gene encoding erythropoietin receptor isoform X5, which gives rise to MDHLGAPLWPGVGSLCLLLTRAALAPPPSPPGPNFESKAALLAAHGPEELLCFTERLEDLVCFWEEAASPGVRPDNYSFSYQLEELRVTEASSGAPRYHRVIQVNEVGLEARRADEGGQVVLRWLPPPGAPMASLIRYEVNISAGSASGSVQRVEILDGRTECVLSNLRRGTRYTFKVRARMAEPSFDGFWSSWSEPASLRTASDLDPLILTLSLILVLILLLLAVLALLSHRRTLKQKIWPGIPSPESEFEGLFTTHKGNFQLWLYQNDGCLWWSPCTPFVEDPPTPLEVLSERRWGVTQAVEPGADDEGPLLDPVGSEHAQDTYLVLDKWLLPRSPSSEDPPQPGGGLDIVAMDEGSEASSCSSILALKPEGASAASFEYTILDPSSQLLCPRAPPPELPPTPPHLKYLYLVVSDSGISTDYSSGGSHGAKGDSSNGPYSNPYENSLIPAPEPSPHSYVACS
- the EPOR gene encoding erythropoietin receptor isoform X2 — protein: MDHLGAPLWPGVGSLCLLLTRAALAPPPSPPGPNFESKAALLAAHGPEELLCFTERLEDLVCFWEEAASPGVRPDNYSFSYQLEGELWKPCRLHQAPAARGVVRFWCSLPTADTSSFVPLELRVTEASSGAPRYHRVIQVNEVVLLDPPAGLEARRADEGGQVVLRWLPPPGAPMASLIRYEVNISAGSASGSVQRVEILDGRTECVLSNLRRGTRYTFKVRARMAEPSFDGFWSSWSEPASLRTASDLDPLILTLSLILVLILLLLAVLALLSHRRTLKQKIWPGIPSPESEFEGLFTTHKGNFQLWLYQNDGCLWWSPCTPFVEDPPTPLEVLSERRWGVTQAVEPGADDEGPLLDPVGSEHAQDTYLVLDKWLLPRSPSSEDPPQPGGGLDIVAMDEGSEASSCSSILALKPEGASAASFEYTILDPSSQLLCPRAPPPELPPTPPHLKYLYLVVSDSGISTDYSSGGSHGAKGDSSNGPYSNPYENSLIPAPEPSPHSYVACS
- the EPOR gene encoding erythropoietin receptor isoform X4, with product MDHLGAPLWPGVGSLCLLLTRAALAPPPSPPGPNFESKAALLAAHGPEELLCFTERLEDLVCFWEEAASPGVRPDNYSFSYQLEELRVTEASSGAPRYHRVIQVNEVVLLDPPAGLEARRADEGGQVVLRWLPPPGAPMASLIRYEVNISAGSASGSVQRVEILDGRTECVLSNLRRGTRYTFKVRARMAEPSFDGFWSSWSEPASLRTASDLDPLILTLSLILVLILLLLAVLALLSHRRTLKQKIWPGIPSPESEFEGLFTTHKGNFQLWLYQNDGCLWWSPCTPFVEDPPTPLEVLSERRWGVTQAVEPGADDEGPLLDPVGSEHAQDTYLVLDKWLLPRSPSSEDPPQPGGGLDIVAMDEGSEASSCSSILALKPEGASAASFEYTILDPSSQLLCPRAPPPELPPTPPHLKYLYLVVSDSGISTDYSSGGSHGAKGDSSNGPYSNPYENSLIPAPEPSPHSYVACS
- the SWSAP1 gene encoding ATPase SWSAP1, translating into MAETLRRVLSPGRAAESQEDNSAEAGPPLLLLGCPGSGKTALLFAAALEAAGEGRGPVLFLTRRPLQSLPGRTPAALDPLRLQKIRFQYPPSTHELLQLLCSAHEARGPAPFLLLLDGLEEYLAEDLEPQEAAYLAALLLDTAAHFSHQVGPGRGCGLIVALQTQEEGNSGDALQLSILQRYFPAQCWLQPVASGSGERCFRACLEPCGLVPRAEWCVAFQPDGKMTITPWSTQAGDPRGSDKGSSFGGQP
- the EPOR gene encoding erythropoietin receptor isoform X1 — encoded protein: MDHLGAPLWPGVGSLCLLLTRAALAPPPSPPGPNFESKAALLAAHGPEELLCFTERLEDLVCFWEEAASPGVRPDNYSFSYQLEGELWKPCRLHQAPAARGVVRFWCSLPTADTSSFVPLELRVTEASSGAPRYHRVIQVNEVVLLDPPAGLEARRADEGGQVVLRWLPPPGAPMASLIRYEVNISAGSASGSVQRVEILDGRTECVLSNLRRGTRYTFKVRARMAEPSFDGFWSSWSEPASLRTASDLDPLILTLSLILVLILLLLAVLALLSHRRTLKQKIWPGIPSPESEFEGLFTTHKGNFQVGVLVVSSEPTASLLLWPNPRSLNWLVLFPQLWLYQNDGCLWWSPCTPFVEDPPTPLEVLSERRWGVTQAVEPGADDEGPLLDPVGSEHAQDTYLVLDKWLLPRSPSSEDPPQPGGGLDIVAMDEGSEASSCSSILALKPEGASAASFEYTILDPSSQLLCPRAPPPELPPTPPHLKYLYLVVSDSGISTDYSSGGSHGAKGDSSNGPYSNPYENSLIPAPEPSPHSYVACS